A single window of Podarcis raffonei isolate rPodRaf1 chromosome 9, rPodRaf1.pri, whole genome shotgun sequence DNA harbors:
- the LOC128420896 gene encoding cytochrome P450 1A5-like, which yields MSLMGILGTISAAEALIAIAVFCLIFITIKSLRTPVPQGLKSLPGPWGYPFIGNMLDLGQNPHLSLTQMSQKYGDVMKIHIGMRPVVVLSGFETIKQALVRQGGDFMGRPDLFSSRFVSGGNSLVFSTDSGEVWQMHRKLAQSALKSFAASPSPDSSSTCLLEEHVSKEATYLVMKLQQVMLEKKSLDPYRYLVVSVANVISAICFGKRYSHEDEELLSIVNVSEDFVEFASSGNPADYIPVLQYLPSNSIQRFKAINQRFTTFLQKIVQEHYESFSKDSIRDITDSLIDQSQENAKLQLSSEKVVNLINDLFGAGFDTVTTALSWCLMYLVVYPEIQKKIQEEIDESIGRERKPRLSDRPLMPYTEAFILEVFRHSSFLPFTIPHCTTRDTVLNGYYIPRDLCVFVNQWQVNHDETLWESPSSFKPERFLTANGKGINRDKSEKVLAFGLGKRRCIGEPLARWQVFLFLATLLQQLQFSIPDGVKVDMTPRYGLSMKYKRCEHFQVKQRFPQSSHE from the exons ATGTCGCTGATGGGAATCCTGGGCACCATCTCGGCTGCAGAAGCCCTCATTGCCATTGCTGTTTTCTGCCTGATCTTCATCACTATCAAATCCCTCCGGACGCCGGTGCCACAGGGCCTAAAGAGTCTCCCAGGGCCATGGGGCTACCCATTCATTGGCAACATGTTGGATCTGGGGCAGAACCCCCACTTGAGTCTGACACAAATGAGCCAGAAGTATGGAGATGTGATGAAGATCCATATTGGCATGAGGCCGGTGGTAGTGCTAAGTGGCTTTGAGACCATCAAGCAGGCCTTGGTGAGGCAAGGAGGAGACTTCATGGGCCGTCCTGACCTGTTCAGCTCCCGCTTCGTGTCAGGAGGCAACAGCCTGGTTTTCAGCACAGACTCTGGGGAGGTGTGGCAGATGCATCGGAAACTGGCCCAGAGTGCCCTCAAAAGCTTCGCTGCTTCCCCCAGCCCTGACTCCTCCTCCACCTGCCTATTGGAAGAGCACGTCTCCAAAGAGGCCACCTACCTGGTGATGAAACTGCAGCAGGTGATGCTGGAGAAGAAGAGCCTCGACCCTTACCGGTACCTGGTGGTCTCTGTGGCCAACGTCATCAGTGCCATTTGCTTTGGCAAGCGCTACAGTCATGAAGATGAGGAGCTGCTCAGCATAGTGAATGTGAGCGAGGACTTTGTGGAGTTTGCATCCTCCGGCAACCCGGCTGACTACATCCCTGTCCTCCAGTACCTCCCGAGCAACAGCATACAGAGGTTTAAGGCCATCAACCAACGCTTCACTACCTTCCTGCAGAAGATCGTCCAAGAGCACTATGAGAGCTTCAGCAAG GACAGCATCCGGGACATCACAGACTCCCTCATCGACCAAAGCCAAGAAAACGCAAAGCTTCAACTCTCATCTGAAAAAGTAGTGAACCTCATCAATGACCTATTTGGGGCAG ggtttgACACAGTGACCACAGCCTTGTCCTGGTGCCTCATGTATCTTGTTGTCTATCCAGAAATCCAAAAGAAGATTCAGGAAGAAATAG ATGAGAGCATTGGCCGAGAGCGCAAGCCCCGGCTGTCGGACCGTCCCCTGATGCCTTACACCGAAGCCTTCATCCTGGAGGTGTTCAGGCACTCCTCCTTCCTGCCCTTCACAATCCCTCACTG TACAACCAGAGACACCGTTTTGAATGGCTACTACATCCCAAGGGACCTCTGTGTCTTTGTCAACCAGTGGCAAGTCAACCATGATGA AACCCTTTGGGAATCCCCTTCCTCCTTTAAGCCAGAGCGATTCCTGACTGCCAACGGGAAGGGCATCAACCGGGATAAGAGTGAAAAGGTCCTGGCATTTGGCCTGGGGAAGAGGAGGTGCATTGGAGAGCCTCTTGCCCGGTGGCAGGTCTTCCTCTTCTTGGCCACTTTGCTCCAGCAACTGCAGTTCAGTATCCCGGATGGGGTGAAGGTGGACATGACCCCTCGCTATGGCCTCTCCATGAAGTACAAGCGATGCGAGCACTTCCAAGTAAAACAGCGCTTCCCACAGAGTAGCCATGAGTGA